A single genomic interval of Aureliella helgolandensis harbors:
- a CDS encoding AAA family ATPase, translated as MIQSSGGDHDISPDAIKKLQAARESILQQLSKVIVGQQDVIDELLISIFSRGHCLLEGVPGLAKTLLISTLARTLNLSFSRIQFTPDLMPADITGTEVIEEQPGGALQRRFMEGPLFANVILADEINRTPPKTQAALLEAMQERQVTVGRVRHGLSDPFFVLATQNPIEQEGTYPLPEAQQDRFMFKVLVDYPSFDEELEVARRTTSRVNTQVDAVLTGEEILELQDLVRSVPVADHVIRYALAIVRQTRVGSEGVPDFVRDQIGWGAGPRAVQFLVLGGKARALLNGRTHVTVEDIQELCRPVLRHRMVVTFAAESDGISTDDVIDRLVRETPTAEDELTRDARFQKIFAS; from the coding sequence ATGATCCAAAGTAGTGGTGGAGACCATGATATTTCTCCGGATGCAATCAAAAAACTGCAGGCGGCCCGAGAGAGTATTCTGCAACAGTTGAGCAAGGTCATCGTCGGTCAACAGGATGTGATCGATGAACTGTTGATCAGTATCTTTAGCCGCGGACACTGCCTGCTCGAAGGCGTTCCCGGTCTAGCGAAAACCTTGTTGATCAGCACTTTGGCTCGGACACTCAATTTATCATTCAGTCGGATTCAGTTTACCCCTGACTTAATGCCCGCAGATATCACCGGCACCGAGGTGATCGAGGAGCAACCGGGCGGCGCATTGCAGCGACGCTTTATGGAGGGCCCTCTATTCGCCAACGTGATCTTGGCGGATGAGATTAATCGAACTCCCCCGAAGACGCAGGCTGCCTTGCTGGAAGCGATGCAAGAGCGGCAGGTTACCGTGGGCCGAGTGCGACATGGACTCAGCGATCCCTTCTTCGTATTAGCAACGCAGAATCCAATTGAGCAGGAAGGAACGTACCCGCTTCCCGAAGCCCAACAAGATCGATTCATGTTTAAGGTCTTGGTCGACTACCCCTCATTCGACGAAGAACTGGAAGTCGCGCGGCGGACGACGTCTCGAGTCAATACGCAAGTCGATGCAGTACTGACGGGGGAAGAGATCCTGGAACTGCAGGATTTGGTGCGTAGCGTTCCTGTCGCGGACCATGTGATTCGTTACGCTTTGGCCATTGTGCGGCAGACGCGGGTTGGGTCGGAAGGGGTTCCTGATTTCGTTCGTGATCAAATTGGCTGGGGAGCAGGCCCTCGGGCGGTTCAGTTCTTGGTGCTCGGAGGTAAAGCTCGAGCTTTGCTCAACGGTCGCACCCACGTGACGGTCGAGGACATTCAAGAACTCTGTCGCCCGGTGCTGCGGCATCGCATGGTCGTGACCTTTGCGGCAGAGAGCGATGGCATTTCCACCGATGATGTGATCGATCGTTTAGTCCGTGAAACACCTACAGCTGAAGACGAATTGACACGCGATGCCCGCTTCCAAAAGATTTTTGCCTCCTGA